The following nucleotide sequence is from Chelonia mydas isolate rCheMyd1 chromosome 5, rCheMyd1.pri.v2, whole genome shotgun sequence.
TTGCCGCAATGATCTACCCTCTGCACTAGCTTGTCTCCTTGATGCAAGCCGTCTAATCATCTGATGAATTCCTCCATCTCTTTGCCCCACTGGTTGACCGGATAATCCTTCAAATAATATCCCATTATCTGGAGGTGACAGTGTTCTTCGAGAAGAGGAACTCCTTCGAGGATAAGCTGATGTATGACGTTCCCTTGTTAACGTAGTACGGTAACGAAATCTCCGCCCATCAGGACTAGCAAAAGAACCATTTTGCAAAGGCCTGAGTACATACTCCTTGAAATCATCTTCAGCTCTCACTGTATGGAAGATAGAATGGAAAGGCTGTTTGCAGAGTGGACATTCAGCTTTGTTTTTTGACCATTCCTGTACACAACGAAAGCAGAACCTATGCAAGCAACGATCTAAGTAGGCCACATTGTCAAATCTGTCCAAGCAGATTGGACATTTAGAGTCTGGAGATGTATCTGTTGGCATTGTCTGATGCAGCTTGCTTGTGCCAGCTTTAGGTGAAAAGCTGCTATCCACCGTAAACTCCTCAGTTGTTGATGTCATGttctacaaaagaaaaatgaggcAAATATCAATAAAAGCTTCACTAAACTTTTCCTGATCAAAAAAAGCGATATGAAAGTGAACCAAACAAACAACTAAGCTTGTAACAGTTTTTTCTGAGAGTCGAAAATAAAGAATGAACAGCAGCAAGCGCTGCTAACCCATTAGGCCAGAAGAAATTGACATGTAACTGCTTAAGTTATTAAGCTCCCCCTGCAGTTTCTCCCCCCAGAAATTTAGGAAATATTGGTGGTTAAATAACATCCTAATGCAAACAGAGCAAAGGAATAACTGGAAAGATATATGGAACCAGATGCTCATGTTACGTAAACCAGAGATTCTTCATTGAAGTGGaactaccctgatttacaccatctgagaatctaaCCTATTAGGCAGAGAATTGCCCAAAAGTCTTTATTTTTAAGCGTAGCTCACCATCTGTGTCCCAAAACATTTTAGATCAATACACAAGAGAAAGTTGGTTTACTATCCTTCAGTCTGTTAGGTGGATTACCAAAATATACATTTTGGTTATTCATCTCTAAGCTTTGATGAGCCACAATTTCCAATAACTGGAAAAAATGTAAATCACTGATGTTCGAGTTACTCCCATTCTTTCTGACTTTCAACTTCTCCTGTCCTCATTTTAGTGTTTGTTCTTCCCACCTTGTAAGCgtctattttttattttccatattttttccaGGAGCCTCTGCAAGGCCAGCAGCCAGTTTCCCTCTCCAGTCCTTCCACCTATAAAGCAACTTCTGGGATTGATGCAGACAAAATCAATTTTCTTTTGCATAATGCTGCTATGGGCAATTGACTAGGATTGAATTCTCCCCTAACCAGTTTTACTCACAGCCAGTATTGCTTTGCTCAAACACTACTTTGTTGGCCAATTGTTCACAGGCCAAGGTGCATCTGAATGAATGGGACAAGTGGTGGGAAAGTATGGAGACGCATTTAGGTTTGTGATTGGCCACCAATCATTCTAAGATGCCTCAAATTCTTCTACGGGTAGCCAGGGGAGATCACTGTTTCAGCAACACTTCTGCACTTGATTTTTACATCATGTGACACAATTCAGCAGATAACTACTTCTGTTGACATcaacatatatttatttttggcaaTTACTTTTAAATAGGTAcattaaataggtttcagagtaacagctgtattagtctgtattcgcaaaaaggagtacttgtggcaccttagagactaacaaatttatttgagcataagctcacgaaagctgtgACTTACCAACTATTAAGTGTACACATAGCAAATTTGTTTAAAGTAACAAAGAACTTAAGAGCTCTTGCCTTTAAAAAAGCCCTGTGTTGGTgtttttgaggggtttttttttttttttaagacccaTTTAAGAGTTGCAGGCATCCTAGAACAACCTTTGCCAACACTCTGACATCACCAGCCAAGCAGACAATTTCATACATAAGCTCTAGAAATTCTGAGATGCTGCCACCCTCCCAAGCTTCCTGTTTTGGGTacaggcttttatttttaaaattattattataacattTTAGTGCAAAGGGTAAATAATTATAGTTGTTGATCTTTTCTATACTAGGGAGGTATAATCAGCTGGCTAGTTCCACAAAAGATCAAGATGTTTTTCATAGTTGTTAGACTTCATATAATGgtgtattttttgtattttttaaaaagtggttaatTCTTTAGTGTCTGATTAAGCTGATTATCCTATTAATTCTACTATTATTTTTGGTCTCTATACTACCACCAGTAATTGTGATCTAACGAAAGTGTATTATTTATGTAGCTAATACTACACACtcaaaaaatgtgttaaaataattttaaggtggcaaagtcaagcactcaaaagttaggaaatgactgAATTAATTTAGCCCCTTTTTGCACATGCattttgatacagtctttaattaccaGTCCAaattccccatcccctccaaccaGCTTCTGGATCCTCATTTGATCTCAGTCTAAATTGCCTTGTCTCACACCAACTCCttgttccaatttccttacctaGTCTGTTTCAATCTACACCCTGGCTGCTTGCCCAGACAGTTCCCATCCACCCCACCGCCCTCAACAGCATACCCTACCTCAGTTGCCACCCTTCCCCAAACAGTCTGCTTGCCCAAACAGTGCCAAACAGTCCCACTCACCACACGCCGAGCTCCTTAACCCAATCTACACCTTCTCCCTAGGGTTGCCatctgtctaatcacacaaacccaaacagcTTTGCCACACCCCCTGACCTTTTCCCAAGGCCATGCCCCTGTCCCGCCTCTTCTCCAAGGCCTCACTCCAgtacctctccctcccccaccctcattcactttcaccaggatggggcaggaggttggggtgcaggctctgggctgggaggtagggccaaggggtttggagcgtgggagggggctctgggctaagcctggggcaggggtttgggtgcaggagagggtgagggctccgggcgggtggcacttacctcggttggctcctggaagcagtggcatgtctggcggcagctctgcacactgcccctgcctgaaggcaccgcccccgcagctcccatttgccatgGTTCCCcgttcacagccaatgggaggtgcagagtcggtgctcggggtgggggcagcacatggagacccctTGGCCACACCTCCACCTAAGAGCCGCAACATGCTGCCCTCTTCCAGGACTGGCGCGGAgtcagggcaggtagggagcctgccttagccccgctgcactgccggACTTTTAACCAtctaaaatctcccggattggctTCAGTGGTCTCCAGGAGATCGAGCCCAATTCCAGCAGACTCCTGGCCAAACCGGGAGGggcttggcaaccctacttctcTCTGCCCACTCAGGTCTGGTTCTTCAAACCGATCACATTTGAGTCAAGCTGCTCTTCCTCCAAATTCCTAGACACAAGCAGGGGGAGCATTGACAGCACAGGAGATACAGTCTCCCAGCTCTCAGTGCCTGGTGCTGCAACAGCCAGCAGTAGCAATTGCAAGTGAAGTCCTACTCAGCCTCTGTGGCCCTGACTGCAGTATGCATATTCCAAACAATCTTCAGCTTCAGTATTTAGTTGCCAAATTCATAAGTCTCTACTGATCATGTGTGAACAGAGATTTTTCAAGGGCTTATAACTTGTCCATATTTGAGCCTTCCCATTCTCTCCCCAGAAACAGGTCCACACCTAAAACCAGGGCAATCCCCTTGCCAAATTGCAAAGAATGgaggcactagagcttctcaacaaaataGAAAGATTTTTATTAATGTAGGCAAAATAAGTCTTCCCTaatcttgttctcagaaacagctgaaccattatTTGCTGAAATTATTTCAGCCCAAATAATTGACATTTGGCAATGTGATAAgcggggaaaaaaaataaaaataaaaaaaaatgatgtaTCAGGCACCCATAATTATAGATGGTTCTACCAGCTACACCTGTAATATAACTGGACAAGAACTCAGTTAACAACTCAATTGATACATGAGACGACATATAATCCAGATTATTTATCCACAGTTGTACAGACTCAGCAATGCTCAGAGGAGTAAACTGTAGTGTCCATCTGTCACTAATTCAGCAAATATGATTACAGGACCAAGGCAGCAGAactcagggctttggagctgtgctccggccccactccagctccaggctccactccaaagccctggcAGAACTGTTAAGTATGAAGATACCATTGTAATAGTTGGTTTTCTGACCATAACTTTAATATGTTATGTGCAGCAATTTGTATACAATTCAGCTGTTGCAAACACGTGAACAGATGTACTATAAAAACATTAAGAATTgatacttttctttttaacaagacAAGCTGAGAATCAAAGTGTATACAAAGCTGTGTGCACCAACTTCATTTCTGAATACTGAAGTATCTCTCCCAGCCTGAGAATTTCAAATTCAAAGTATTTCTATTTTGACTATCATTGTTACGTTAAGGACTAGAGTGTGGCCTGCTAAATTTTCAGGCTTTAAGCGAATGAGAAATATGAAATCCTGGGCAACTGACTTGATAAGTCTCACTGTGGTCATGTACAGTTGGGCTTGGTGTTTCTACTTAGAACCGTTATTTGACCCGTTTTGAAAACAGAAAGCGATGGGCACTCTGTTGCTCTCCATAGGAAGCCTACTTGAGGACAGCTGGTAACTAACCCTGTACATTACCGTCAAACTCTCCATATAGCCCTAATGGGAACAGTTCAACTCGCCTGGCATACTGGCTCAGCCTCCTAACATTAAGAAAGGCACTGAGTGGCAGGGGGCTGCAAAGTGCCTGTAAGTTCACTCTCTCTCTACACACAGATCTACCACAAATCAGGCAGAATCCAGCTGGGCCAGGAGTGCGGAACAGGGTTGCCAAAGTACTCTTTGCTCAGTCTCCCTAGCTTCTGCTGATCCGAACTCCTGCCCCAATTCTCGTCCCTGCAAGAGTTTAGGGAACGAGGGGGGGCGCTcatgagctggggggaggggctactGACAACTCACCTGCGGAAGCACAAGGCACCCACCACTCAGTTACCGGCTCTTTACCTGCACCTCGCAGGAAGGTAACAAAATCTGACCCATATGGGGCGAGGGGGGGTGGAAGAGGGAGCGGAGAATTTCCTGAACCAGGCTAAAGAACAGATTCCCGACAGGGCTGGGCACGACACCGCCTCTGCCCAGGCGCCCTCCCGCCTCACAGACCTGCCCGCCCGGCCCTGACTCTCCACGGACCCGCTGCTCTCAGTCCCAACCCCCCACTCCGCCATTTCCCGCCCAGCCCCGGCGCGAGCAGAAGGAAGGGGGACCTTCCCCGGCAAGGGCGCGGCCCGCTCCCGCGTCCAGCCTCCCTCCCGCCCGGCCCGCTCACTCACAGCGGCGCCGCCGTCCGGTGCCGGCGCTTCGCCCTCCCCGCGGGGCTGCCCCGCGTCCGCCGCTTTGAGTCTctggcggcggcggcagcgggcGGGGCCCGGGCCGGGGCCCGCGCGCGGCTCTTCTCCCCCGTGACGAAGGCGGCGGCGGCGCCCCCGCTCTGTGAGGTAATTCAGTGGGTCACCCATGAAAGCCGCCTACCGGCGGCCGGGCCCGGAGAGTGACCAGCGACCAGCCGCCCGCTACACAACGAGACGGCCGGGCCGCGGGCCAGACAGACACCCCGCAAGGGCTGCTGGGACCGGAAAAGACTCGGTCGGAACTCCACGGCTTACAGCAATGCCCCCGACGCAGCCTCCAAGTGGGCGGAACGCCGGCCACGTGACCGCTCCGGGCCGCCATCTTGGCTGCGGGCGGCTTCGCCCGGAGATGCTTCACAACCCGCTCATGCAGCTCGCTTTGCGCAGGGTTGGCGCTTCCAGGCCCAACCAAAGATGGCGGCTCGGAGCGCGCGCCCGTCTAGCTCTGTCTCCATGGTGatctccccttgccctgccccacgcACGCGCCGCTCCCAGCCCGCACCATGGCGGCGCTGGGCCGCAGCGCCCGGGACTGGCTTTACTCGCTGGTAGGTGCCCGCGCCACCCCCCGGCCCAGCGCACGGAGCCGGCCGACCCCACCTTGCGGGGAGGGACGCGCCGGCGCCACCCCCTCCGCGGCGCGGAGCGAGCCCGGCCCGCTCTGTTAGGAGAGTGCCGCAAAGCCTCCGCTCTCGGCTCCGTGCGGTCCCTGGCCGCTGGCTGGGGGAACGGGGCGCAGCCCCGCGTGGGCAGCAGGTACCGCACGGACGGTTCTGCCCTTCCAGCTGCCCTTGGGGGCCCGCCTCCTACGGGACAACCCCGGGGCGCCGTTACCCTCTGCACCGTGCACTGAACCTAATTCCATCAAGCCGTCCGTTCCAGGGCCGAGGAAGCCAGAGATCCTGCCTTCCTTTGAAGCTCTGAATGCCAGGGCTCAGAGCCAGAAAAGACCGTGCTAATGCAGGCAGGTACTATACCAATCCTGTCCCCCCCATTACCCTATATAATCAGTATTTCATTAGTGTCTGGCTGTACACCTCAAACTTTTAGGCCAGGGATGGTAAATGATGACCATTTTGCAAATAGTTTAAATATCAGACCAATATTCAATAGAGGTAAACATTTATATTGGTAATGCACAATACCTACCTTTCCAAACATTATATATTTTCTTCTAACAGATTCTTCTCACCATTGTATTACTTTCATGGGGATATGTTATTTATGCAACAAGAATAGCAGCTCGGTGGCAACTTGAGAAGGACTACCCCGAtcaaatgttgaatttttaaaggaaacattaCAGATTGACTGCAGCTGGATTTTCAAACCTGAACACATGTAAAACCAAATTTGAGGACAGAAAAGATTTCCAGATTAACAGTTTAAGTTATGACCTGACCACAAAATTTAaggcttcaagaaaaaaaaaaatcaagcttccTGCACAATTAAAAGGATCAACAGAAATACAGGCAATGCATGTTGTGTGACACTGAGTTTTCTTAACAAATATAGAAAATGAGCACCAGACTAAGCAGCAGCCAAGGAAGAACTGTACACCAAGTGTATGTTCAGTTCATTTGCAGAATGTCTTCTCTTTTACAGACAATGTCTTTGCTAAAGATTTTGTAATGTTTAAAATATGGTACACATGTCTATGTCCAGCAATATGGCAGTAAGTAACATTTAAGGGTGATTCAACATTTTCCTTCAGTTCATATTAGTAGTATTTGGCCCTCAAAATAGTTTTATTCAGCCATTGTCAGTAACAACTTATCCATAGCAACTCTTTCCTATTAAAATTGATTGTCGTAAAGTTTTTCATTGATGGATTAAGCACGCGTAACTGTAGCAGCCTCAACCGAGTTGTGTTTAGAGGTCCACAGATGTGTCTGGCATCTTGGCTATGCCTAGTAAAGTGCTAGTCACATACGTTACAGTGACATAACTCATACTATCTTCTAGTGATATGGTGTGCTGACCTTCAGGAATAGTCAGGTCCAGGGTGGCTGAGGAATTTTGGAATACAGCTAGTCAATGAAGTGGATTGAGTATTTGAAATAGGGTTAGTTCCTGACAGGAACAAGTATTCATAGAAATGTGAGTACAAATCACTATTTGTCACAGTTCGTTTCTGTTTACTCATCTTATTTTGCTGTTGATTCATACAATTAAAGCTATCATGTTTTACCAAACCCTTctcatacaatttttttttgcaacatgATCTGTAAGATTTTGTAGTTTATAAACGTTACAATATTGCTTGAGTGTTCATAGTTCAGGTAGGACTTCCACAATGAATGAAACAAAGAGGCTATGTAAAataatcttaataaaattatttctcAATAATATCTGACTTAAAAGTGGGACAGTTACTTTCCAAAATCCTTTCTAAATTTTACTGCACTTGTGCATTACCTGCTGAGCTGACTTGTTTTTTTGCTGTGTCTTCCTGTTTGGTTAAATACAATTACATGAGTAGAGACACATAATTGGTTGCTACGATGGATAAAATACAGATAATGTGTTGCCTATTAAGACAAAAAGATTGTATTACTACTAGTACATTGGACTGAAAGCCTACTTCTAGAGTCCATTTCATACAGTCAATCATGAACAGTTTGCTACTATGAGAGTAACTTCCTTAACTAGCCATTTATTCTCTGCACTAAAGAAAGGTCTGGAGATTGGGTTTGCTATTCCTGCTATACCTAGAAGGAAATAAGATAACATGAGAGTCTCTTGAAAGTGACTTTATTGTTTTATATACATATCTGGAgatatttaacacatttttataGGAACAAAGCTAGAGTTTATAACCTTCAGTGATGACCAGTAGGCTCTTCTTCGATTGGTAGGATTATTTCTCCTGTCTCTAGAATTCTGTCACCCTAATGAAATCAGAAAGATTATGGTGAATATTTTGTCATGGGTCACATTACTGTCTAAAATATATAATATGCAGGTGTATAAAAGTACTATTATTTTTATGAGAGCGCCAATtgagtgaggcaatatcttttaatTGGATCATCTTTGGTTGATGAAACAAGTTTTCAAGGGAATATTATCCATTCTGAAGAAAATATTGATGCTTCTAAAGGTCTATATCACATTGTTTTTCTTAGTCAGCATTTAACATTTCTTTGTACCAAGTGCCCAAAGTACTGaatagttattttaattttattcccTGTACCACTGTtgccctctcccttcccatttgttttctttatctaTGAGGCTGAcatgttaattaaaataaatattttcttgtaACTCACTGGGAATACTTTGGGCTTCACTGTAATAACACCATATGGCATTTTCTGCAATAAAAAACAGATTAGTCAGGATAagcttttttaaagatggctgaTTAGAAAAAGCTGTTTTCCATATTGCCAAAAAGGTGAAGCATTGATTACAATTAATATTAAGCAGACCCGCTTCTCCCCACTAGGTTACTCTTAGTTTAAAACCAGAAGTATAGAGAACAAACACCTCAAACAGGACAAGTCTTCAAAATACTTTATAAATGAAAAGGCTCTCCCAGGGTAAAGAGCCACAGGCAATGGCCTAATAAGGGTGTTCACTGAATCGTGGCTCAGTGATAGTGTTATTACTTCTTCAGGAAATTAGTGAGCTTTGTTCTGTCAGTGACTAGTAAAGGAAGCAAGAGTGAGCAAGACCAGGGTTACAAGTAAGctacaaacaaaacataaaacaaccTCTTAATCATCAAGGCTTATGCAGTTTGAACTAACCTTGTCTTACCAAACATATAGAGGAAGCAACATAAAATTATCCAAACATAAGGGGGCTACTCAGCAAACATTCATTACAACATGTAGCTCTCAGTACGTGGGTTGTGAAAAACCTGGTTTCCCCCAGGATAAACTAAATGCAACTTAAAGGATTTTTCCATTCTCTATGGTCACTTTGAAATATttacataagagtttcccagttTTCTGATACTAAAAATATTAGCTTTCCAAGGCTGAAAATCAAGCCTAACTATTCTAGAAAAGTTAAACGGGAAATGAATAACCTTGATATTCTCATTATACGTAAGAGGACATACGTTACAGAACTGTCTAAAAGCCAAAAGGGAAAGACAATGAATGGAATCATTGGTGACTAAAGGGAGGCACAGGTACTCAGGGAAATCAGCTGCCACTGGATATTTGACAGAGTAGATCAAGTTATAAACTGATGGGAGCCAGAATGTTGCAGCTGAGTGGGGGATGTTGTGGGCTGTGGCTTGTGGGGCTACAGTGAACGGGATGTACGTCAGAGCTACTGGCATGTCTGTTGAGGCTCGGGGATGGTGGCTGGCATGTATGTGGGATGTGAGGAGCATTCAGGGAGTTGTGTGGGGTGGGATATGTATGGATGGGGGCGCTTTACTGACTAATTTACcggaggtggagggggggcaaTTTCCCCAAGTATACAGggccccaaaattctttaatccaAGCCTATTTCATGaggtgttttttcttcttctaactGTAGAATCAATACTGCAGGCAGGGGATTAGAATGTTTAATGCTTAATCCCAGTGCATATAATTGCTCAGTGGGCCTATAGATGAAAACTGTGTCAAGAAACAAGCAACTGAATGGACTGAAataggttgttttgtttttttaaagaaaaaatgtaagcCTTATCAACAGTTACTAAGCAGCAAGAAACAGAAAACAGTTTTGTTCATCTCAAGTAGTACAGAAATTTGTTTCTTTGCATACTTCAAGATCAAGTGTGCCAACAAAGGACACTTGTCTATTGAAGTGGAAAAGCAGAAGCACTGAATAGTTTTATAGTCCTGCAAGAGAAACCTTTTCAACACCACTAAAGTGTACCCagacaaaaataaagcaaaataattcTCAGATGCAGTCACCCTTAACTTTTGACTTCATGGTAGATCACAGATGGTGTGTTTTTTGAAGTATGGGGGATTTTAAGGAGAAAAAGTGGAAGTGTTTACAGGGCAGGGAAGTAAATGGTATTTGTAGGGTCAAGCATATACCTTCTGCATCGAAATACAACATGCAGGTTTCTATACTTACCATTACATGGTATTTGACATAGTAGTGAACAACCCAGGCAGGAATAAGTATCCAACTTACAGTAAATACACCAGCTTTGTACACCTTGAAAGTCTGGAAACAAAGTAAATGCGATTTCATGTTATTTTCCCTTAATTTTTACTATATATAAGCCCCCACTTCAACCTTTAATAccagctttgtttttaaatgtctagtaatttttaattgaatttagcATTCAAAAGTGCTGGCTTGACAGGTTTTATCTCTGGGCTTATTTATTCACAGGAGAACCCAGCAACAGGGTCGGAATGGGGGCTAGGGGACCCCTCTGGGTCAAGGCTGCCCCAGGGTGGGAACCCCTCAGCAGAGCAGGGTTGGAGGACCCCTCTGGGGAAGGGGAGCCGGGCCTCGCTGACCTGCAGCCGCCAGAAGGAGCCCGGCTGCAGGAAACGCTCCCAGAACCTGGCCACCGGCCCGAGTTTCGGCGGGGGCAGGACGGGCTCGCGCGGACTCAGCTCCTGGTCCTTGAGCCAGCGGCGCCGCAGGACGCGCAGCTGCTGCAGCCGCAGCTTCTCGTCGGGGGTGTAGCCAGACATCCCGAGCCCCGAGACGGCCCAGCACCGGAAACGCGACCTTCTCGAGGACAGGACACCCCGCAAGCGGCGCGCCCGGGTGGCGTCACCACACGCGCTCCCTACTGCTCAGGGAGACGAGCCGTCTATGCGCTTCACCGTCGCCGGAAGCCGCGACTCAGTGCTTCCGCTATCTTGTGTTGTCAATCACAGACGCTATCCGGAA
It contains:
- the SMIM27 gene encoding small integral membrane protein 27, translated to MAALGRSARDWLYSLILLTIVLLSWGYVIYATRIAARWQLEKDYPDQMLNF
- the NDUFB6 gene encoding NADH dehydrogenase [ubiquinone] 1 beta subcomplex subunit 6, whose amino-acid sequence is MSGYTPDEKLRLQQLRVLRRRWLKDQELSPREPVLPPPKLGPVARFWERFLQPGSFWRLQTFKVYKAGVFTVSWILIPAWVVHYYVKYHVMKMPYGVITVKPKVFPGDRILETGEIILPIEEEPTGHH